From a region of the Paraburkholderia caribensis genome:
- a CDS encoding MFS transporter translates to MKRSIFWLMAGAAGVVVANNYYNQPLLAEFALAFHTTERQAGTVSVAAQTGYALGLLLFVPLGDKLERRSMLRTLLCIASMALAAIALSPTLNWLIAASFVTGLVSVAPQLLTPFAAQLAGPQQRGQAVGIVMFGLLCGILVSRTISGSIAQHFGWRAVYWVAAAAMLVTAAVLSRMLPNAQPTYTGTYRRLMGSLWTLIREEPLVRQTSAIAALQFAAFSAFWATLAFHLHAMDPHYGSEVAGLFGLVGVVGASASTGAGKLIDTRNPRHVVLASGAIFVVAFAILAATGNTIAGLVAGVIVLDLGLQSGHVANMARNMSIKSDAMSRINTLYMTIRFAGGALGSSLGIWAWSVWQWPGVCAVGLALGCVSVMIQVRPQMAGEAQRE, encoded by the coding sequence ATGAAACGTTCGATCTTCTGGCTCATGGCGGGCGCGGCGGGTGTCGTGGTCGCGAATAACTACTACAACCAGCCGTTGCTGGCCGAATTCGCGCTGGCGTTCCACACCACCGAAAGGCAGGCGGGAACGGTATCCGTCGCCGCACAAACGGGTTATGCACTCGGCCTGCTGCTGTTCGTGCCGCTAGGCGACAAGCTCGAACGCCGTTCGATGCTGCGCACGCTGTTGTGCATCGCCAGCATGGCGCTCGCCGCGATCGCGCTGTCGCCGACGTTGAACTGGCTCATCGCGGCCAGCTTCGTGACGGGCCTCGTCAGTGTCGCGCCGCAGTTGCTCACGCCGTTCGCGGCACAACTCGCCGGGCCACAGCAACGCGGCCAGGCGGTCGGCATCGTGATGTTCGGCTTGCTGTGCGGCATCCTCGTGTCGCGCACGATCTCCGGATCGATCGCGCAGCATTTCGGCTGGCGAGCCGTCTACTGGGTCGCGGCGGCGGCGATGCTCGTCACGGCGGCCGTGCTGTCGCGCATGCTGCCGAACGCGCAGCCCACGTACACGGGCACGTATCGGCGGCTGATGGGTTCGCTATGGACGCTCATCCGCGAAGAGCCGCTGGTTCGCCAGACCTCGGCGATCGCGGCGCTTCAGTTCGCCGCGTTCAGCGCGTTCTGGGCCACGCTTGCGTTTCATCTGCACGCCATGGACCCGCATTACGGCAGCGAGGTCGCGGGCCTGTTCGGCCTGGTCGGCGTGGTTGGCGCGTCTGCATCGACGGGAGCGGGCAAGCTGATCGACACGCGCAACCCGCGTCACGTCGTGCTGGCGAGCGGCGCCATCTTCGTCGTGGCGTTTGCGATTCTCGCGGCGACGGGCAACACGATTGCGGGCCTCGTCGCCGGTGTGATCGTTCTCGATCTGGGTTTGCAGAGCGGACATGTCGCGAACATGGCGCGCAATATGAGCATCAAGAGCGATGCGATGAGCCGCATCAACACGCTCTACATGACGATCCGCTTCGCGGGCGGCGCGCTCGGGTCGTCGTTGGGCATCTGGGCGTGGAGCGTATGGCAATGGCCCGGTGTGTGTGCGGTCGGACTTGCGCTCGGGTGCGTGTCGGTGATGATTCAGGTGCGGCCGCAGATGGCGGGTGAAGCGCAGCGGGAATGA
- a CDS encoding LysR family transcriptional regulator, with the protein MDRFEAMSVYVRVVDAGSLSAAARAIPMSLTSVSRHISALEAQFGAQLLRRTTRNLAMTDEGRILYDRAKAILGEVDELGSALSAGRGKLSGRLRIAAPNLLGRLVVAPLLPRFLAAHPEVAVDLMLVDRAVNLVEEGLHVAVRVGRLPDSSLVARKLDDIQMVVCAAPSYLAQRGTPRKPDDLRKHDCLVFSDAPGPVEWRFQSGATRMRIGVTGRLWMNSLDALVSAAIEGAGIVRAPAWQVAAHIGRGRLRPVLDKFAPPATPVHVVFERAKLSSPKIRTFVDYLVKEWGRA; encoded by the coding sequence ATGGACCGCTTTGAAGCAATGAGCGTCTACGTGCGGGTCGTGGATGCGGGAAGCCTGTCGGCAGCCGCGCGCGCGATTCCGATGTCGTTGACCTCGGTCAGCAGGCACATTTCGGCGCTCGAAGCGCAGTTCGGCGCGCAATTGCTTCGGCGTACCACGCGCAACCTCGCGATGACTGACGAAGGGCGCATTCTCTACGACCGCGCGAAGGCGATTCTCGGCGAAGTGGACGAGCTTGGCAGCGCGTTGTCGGCGGGACGCGGGAAGTTGTCTGGACGGCTGCGGATCGCCGCGCCGAATCTGCTTGGCCGGCTGGTCGTCGCGCCGCTGTTGCCGCGCTTTCTCGCGGCGCACCCCGAAGTGGCCGTCGATCTGATGCTCGTCGACCGCGCCGTCAATCTGGTGGAAGAGGGCTTGCATGTCGCCGTGCGCGTCGGCCGGCTGCCGGATTCGAGCCTCGTTGCGCGCAAGCTCGATGACATCCAGATGGTGGTATGCGCAGCGCCTTCGTATCTCGCGCAGCGCGGCACGCCCCGCAAGCCCGACGATTTGCGCAAGCACGATTGCCTCGTTTTTTCGGATGCGCCCGGACCGGTCGAATGGCGCTTCCAGTCGGGCGCGACGCGCATGCGCATCGGCGTGACGGGCCGCTTGTGGATGAATAGCCTCGACGCGCTGGTGTCGGCGGCGATCGAGGGCGCGGGCATCGTGCGCGCACCCGCGTGGCAGGTCGCGGCGCATATCGGGCGAGGCCGCTTGCGGCCCGTGCTCGACAAGTTCGCGCCGCCCGCCACGCCCGTGCATGTGGTGTTCGAGCGCGCGAAGCTGTCGTCGCCGAAGATCAGGACATTCGTCGACTATCTGGTCAAGGAATGGGGCCGCGCGTGA
- the dapA gene encoding 4-hydroxy-tetrahydrodipicolinate synthase, whose amino-acid sequence MYSGIWIPLVTPFRSGEVDVEALQTLTNHYARTGIAGIVALGTTAEAALLSDIERVTVLQAISDVVDGRLPVLVGIGGFDTREFVREIRRFERWDVAGFLVSPPAYVCPDQAGIAWHFEQIARETERPIVLYDVPHRTGVSIEPATVARLAEHENIVAIKACAAQHFRALGKLPINMLCGTDEAFVDCLASGGHGGILASAHVCADLLIEVQSLMQAGDATAARRIFERLKPVLKLLFSAPNPSAIKAMLSIEGRIPDEVRMPITAASAALVAQLSHAHETLRTMRAELAMTV is encoded by the coding sequence ATGTATTCGGGAATCTGGATTCCGCTCGTCACGCCGTTTCGTTCCGGTGAAGTCGATGTCGAAGCGCTGCAAACGCTGACCAACCATTACGCGCGCACCGGCATCGCAGGCATCGTCGCGCTCGGCACGACCGCCGAGGCAGCGCTGCTTTCCGACATCGAGCGTGTGACCGTCCTGCAGGCCATCAGCGACGTCGTCGATGGCCGCTTGCCCGTGCTCGTCGGCATCGGCGGTTTCGACACGCGCGAGTTCGTGCGCGAAATCAGGCGCTTCGAGCGATGGGACGTGGCGGGCTTTCTCGTCTCGCCGCCCGCCTATGTCTGCCCCGATCAGGCGGGCATCGCGTGGCATTTCGAACAGATCGCGCGCGAAACCGAACGGCCCATCGTGCTCTACGACGTGCCGCATCGCACGGGCGTGTCGATCGAACCCGCTACCGTGGCGCGGCTCGCGGAACACGAGAACATCGTCGCGATCAAGGCATGCGCGGCGCAGCACTTCCGCGCGCTGGGCAAACTGCCCATCAATATGCTGTGCGGCACCGACGAGGCTTTCGTCGATTGCCTCGCGTCGGGTGGGCACGGCGGCATCCTCGCCAGCGCGCATGTCTGCGCGGATCTGCTGATCGAGGTTCAGTCGCTCATGCAAGCGGGCGACGCCACGGCGGCACGCCGGATCTTCGAGCGGCTCAAGCCTGTTCTCAAGCTGCTGTTCTCCGCGCCCAATCCGTCGGCCATCAAGGCCATGCTGTCGATCGAAGGCCGTATCCCGGATGAAGTGCGCATGCCGATCACGGCGGCATCGGCGGCGCTCGTCGCCCAACTCTCGCACGCACACGAGACGCTGCGCACGATGCGCGCGGAACTCGCCATGACCGTCTGA
- a CDS encoding IS256 family transposase: MPMKKKRTVASQAAARGPLPELPKALLDELVKGPMTPTEVQDLMLAFNKAIIERAMGAEMNLHLGYPPGESKPAGQANERNGASRKTVITDRGVVRVELPRDRDGSFEPILIPKHERRFTGFDERIIAMYARGMSVREIQAFLAESYGTEVSPDFISSVTDEVMAETLAWQNRPLETMYPVVFFDALRVKIRDDGVVSNKAVYLALGIQADGQRDVLGLWIEQTEGAKFWLKVFNELKTRGCQDILIAVVDGLKGLTDAIGAAYPKTAVQTCIVHLIRNSLEYAGWKDRKAVAQALRPIYAAASEEAAKQALQAFADGPWGAKYPTIVQSWQRAWEHVTPFFVFPPEIRRVVYTTNAIESLNMQLRKIIKTRGHFPNDEAAIKLLWLALRNVLAKNVRSAFDWKSAMNQFAILFGDRFTQARG; the protein is encoded by the coding sequence ATGCCAATGAAGAAGAAACGCACGGTGGCGTCTCAGGCAGCGGCCCGAGGGCCGCTGCCTGAACTGCCCAAAGCACTGCTGGACGAGCTGGTCAAGGGGCCGATGACGCCGACCGAGGTGCAGGATCTGATGCTGGCGTTTAACAAGGCGATTATCGAACGCGCGATGGGTGCGGAGATGAATCTGCATCTGGGGTATCCACCGGGCGAATCCAAACCCGCTGGCCAGGCCAACGAGCGCAACGGCGCCAGCCGCAAGACGGTCATCACCGATCGTGGCGTCGTCCGGGTCGAGTTGCCGCGCGACCGCGACGGCAGCTTCGAGCCGATCCTGATCCCCAAACACGAACGCCGCTTCACCGGCTTTGACGAGCGCATCATCGCGATGTACGCGCGTGGCATGAGCGTGCGCGAGATCCAGGCCTTTCTGGCCGAGAGCTACGGCACCGAGGTGTCGCCCGATTTCATCAGCTCGGTCACCGACGAGGTGATGGCCGAAACGCTGGCCTGGCAGAACCGTCCGCTCGAGACGATGTATCCGGTGGTCTTCTTCGACGCGTTGCGGGTCAAGATCCGCGATGACGGTGTGGTCAGCAACAAGGCGGTGTATCTGGCTCTGGGCATTCAGGCGGACGGCCAGCGCGATGTGCTGGGCCTGTGGATTGAGCAGACCGAGGGCGCGAAGTTCTGGCTCAAGGTGTTCAACGAACTCAAGACCCGCGGCTGCCAGGACATCCTGATTGCGGTCGTTGACGGCCTGAAGGGGCTGACCGACGCGATCGGCGCAGCTTACCCGAAGACGGCGGTGCAGACCTGCATCGTGCATCTGATCCGCAACAGCCTGGAATACGCTGGCTGGAAGGACCGCAAGGCTGTCGCCCAGGCGCTGCGTCCGATCTACGCAGCTGCCAGCGAAGAGGCAGCGAAGCAGGCTCTGCAGGCCTTTGCTGATGGGCCATGGGGCGCGAAATACCCGACTATCGTGCAGTCCTGGCAGCGCGCCTGGGAGCACGTCACGCCGTTCTTCGTGTTTCCACCCGAGATCCGGCGGGTCGTGTACACCACGAACGCCATTGAGAGTCTGAACATGCAGTTGCGCAAGATCATCAAGACCCGCGGTCACTTCCCCAATGACGAGGCTGCAATCAAGCTACTCTGGCTGGCATTGCGCAACGTCCTGGCCAAAAACGTGCGCTCAGCCTTCGACTGGAAGTCAGCCATGAACCAGTTTGCTATTCTGTTTGGCGATCGATTTACGCAGGCGCGCGGCTAA
- a CDS encoding MFS transporter translates to MSTVQSGSAALSPAATQHGELYRKVTFRLITIFCLCYFAAYLDRINIGLAKLQMLDALKFSDTIYGLGAGLFFAGYILFEVPSNLILQRVGAKLWIARIMITWGILSGATMFVTTPVQFYVVRFLLGVAEAGFLPGVLLYLTQWYPDARRARIVALFMVGLPLSSMIGSPISGWIMRFFDGAHGLGGWQWLFLIEALPSVVLGFAILRWLPNNIESANWLDANEKRVLRANLDADPAGNKSHALGAAFVDPKVWALGLIDLCVLLGLYAVSFWLPSILRDTGVKDAYTIGWLMAVPNAVAVIGTLWCGASSDRMRERRWHIVVPFAVAAVALAVAAGGSHGTLTTVLLFSLVNAGAAAAMPVVWALPSTFLKGSAAAGGIAFACSIANLGGFGSTYFIGWLRDTFHSQSAGLYGFAVCMIMGCVLALSYSKQVVNR, encoded by the coding sequence ATGTCCACCGTGCAATCCGGCAGCGCCGCTCTCTCTCCCGCCGCCACCCAACACGGCGAGCTATACCGCAAGGTCACGTTCCGCCTGATCACCATCTTCTGCCTGTGTTATTTCGCGGCGTATCTCGACCGCATCAACATCGGTCTCGCGAAGTTGCAGATGCTCGACGCGCTGAAATTCAGCGACACGATTTACGGTCTTGGCGCTGGCCTGTTCTTTGCGGGCTACATCCTGTTCGAGGTGCCGAGCAACCTGATCTTGCAACGCGTGGGCGCCAAACTGTGGATTGCGCGCATCATGATTACGTGGGGCATTCTGTCGGGCGCGACGATGTTCGTGACGACGCCGGTGCAGTTCTACGTGGTGCGTTTTCTGCTCGGCGTGGCCGAGGCGGGCTTTCTGCCCGGCGTGCTGCTCTATCTGACGCAGTGGTATCCCGATGCACGGCGTGCACGCATCGTGGCGCTGTTCATGGTTGGTCTGCCGTTATCGAGCATGATTGGCAGCCCGATTTCCGGCTGGATCATGCGCTTCTTCGATGGCGCGCACGGTCTTGGCGGCTGGCAATGGCTGTTCCTGATCGAAGCGCTGCCTTCTGTGGTGCTGGGCTTTGCGATCTTGCGCTGGCTGCCGAACAACATCGAATCGGCGAACTGGCTCGACGCGAACGAGAAGCGCGTGTTGCGTGCGAATCTCGATGCTGATCCTGCCGGCAACAAGAGCCACGCGCTCGGCGCGGCGTTCGTCGATCCGAAGGTGTGGGCGCTTGGGCTGATCGATTTGTGTGTGTTGCTCGGGCTTTATGCTGTGAGCTTTTGGCTGCCTTCGATCTTGCGCGATACGGGCGTCAAGGACGCGTACACGATTGGCTGGCTGATGGCGGTGCCTAATGCCGTTGCTGTGATCGGTACGCTGTGGTGTGGCGCGAGTTCGGATCGCATGCGGGAGCGGCGCTGGCATATCGTGGTGCCGTTTGCGGTTGCTGCTGTTGCGCTGGCAGTTGCCGCGGGTGGGTCGCATGGCACGCTGACCACTGTGCTTTTGTTTTCGCTCGTGAATGCGGGTGCGGCGGCCGCGATGCCTGTGGTTTGGGCTTTGCCTTCGACTTTTTTGAAAGGGTCGGCGGCGGCGGGGGGGATTGCGTTTGCGTGCTCTATCGCCAATCTTGGCGGGTTCGGGAGTACCTATTTCATCGGATGGTTGCGGGATACTTTTCACTCGCAGAGTGCTGGGCTTTATGGGTTCGCCGTTTGCATGATTATGGGGTGTGTGTTGGCGCTTTCTTATTCGAAGCAGGTGGTTAATCGTTAG
- a CDS encoding MarR family winged helix-turn-helix transcriptional regulator, with protein MPSHKDSYDFHDQVGHLLRRAYQRHVSIFQEAIPDSDLTAAQFVTLCAVKETQGCSLNDIVKATAIDQATIRGVVERLKARALIEVLPDPNDGRKLLVRTTPAGLALIERTVPFAKQVTERTYGTLNAGERVALLFLLRKMMESDGE; from the coding sequence ATGCCGTCTCACAAGGACTCTTACGACTTTCACGACCAGGTAGGCCATCTGTTGCGCCGTGCCTATCAGCGTCACGTGTCGATCTTTCAGGAAGCCATTCCCGATTCCGATCTCACGGCTGCGCAATTCGTCACGCTTTGCGCGGTGAAGGAGACGCAGGGCTGCTCGCTCAACGACATCGTCAAGGCGACCGCAATCGATCAGGCGACCATTCGCGGCGTGGTCGAGCGCCTGAAGGCACGCGCCCTGATCGAAGTCCTGCCCGACCCGAACGACGGCCGCAAGCTGCTCGTGCGCACGACTCCCGCCGGCCTCGCGTTGATCGAGCGAACGGTGCCGTTCGCTAAACAGGTGACCGAGCGCACCTACGGCACGCTCAACGCGGGCGAACGCGTGGCCCTGCTGTTCCTGCTGCGCAAGATGATGGAATCGGACGGCGAGTGA
- a CDS encoding xanthine dehydrogenase family protein molybdopterin-binding subunit: MNRSELLAREGCLTVARPPAQPVKPAPGQPGSLSSFVPEAAEVFVAILDDGRILAFNGHVDLGTGIRTALAQIVAEELDVPAARVDMQLGHTAVTPNQGPTIASASIQISAAPLRCAAAQARHALLQLAAEHFGTQIEALATDNADVFVAATPDARRVSFAALVAGKRIALDLDLKARVKAPSAYRVIGQSAPRVDIPAKATGMLTFVHDMRVPGMLHGRVVRPPYAGLDSGAFVGGLLDSVDRESVAHVAGLRAVVVLGDFVGVVCEREEQAIRAARDLRVTWKPLPDLPSLDDPAAAIASAPATRRPLLEEGDVEAARRAPGTLTLSRTYVWPYQMHGSIGPSCALADYREPGSGRITVWSGTQNPVSLRYDLATLVGRDEADIDVVRMEAAGCYGRNCADDVCGDALLLSRAVGQPVRVQLSRADEHAWEPKGTGQVVNVTGSVTRDGRMTGYDFVTRYPSNDAPMLASLLTRVVASEPRIFEMGDRTAVSPYVSPNRRFVCEDLAPIVRSAWLRGVSALPNSFAHDSFADELAALTGVDALEFRLRHLDDSRAAELLETVAKRAGWKTRAPRNTPVQGGERFVRGRGIAYARYVHSRFPGFGAAWAAWVAELVVDRVTGEIRVERITIGQDTGTMINPDGVRHQIHGNVVQVLSRSLKERVRFAQGKVASREWGSYPILTFPELPAIDVVLMPRQGEPPLGAGESASVPGPAALANAIYDATGVRFCAAPFTPDTIRAGLREAGVLLDAQRAPQV, from the coding sequence GTGAACCGCTCCGAACTGCTTGCGCGCGAAGGCTGTCTCACTGTCGCGCGACCACCCGCACAACCCGTCAAGCCCGCGCCCGGCCAGCCCGGCAGCCTCTCGTCGTTCGTGCCCGAGGCGGCGGAGGTGTTCGTCGCGATACTCGACGACGGCCGCATTCTCGCCTTCAACGGTCATGTCGATCTCGGCACGGGTATCCGCACGGCGCTTGCGCAGATCGTCGCGGAAGAACTGGACGTGCCCGCCGCGCGCGTGGACATGCAGCTCGGACATACGGCCGTCACGCCGAACCAGGGGCCGACCATTGCGAGCGCGTCGATCCAGATTTCCGCGGCGCCCTTGCGTTGCGCCGCCGCGCAGGCACGACACGCATTGCTGCAACTCGCGGCGGAGCACTTCGGCACGCAGATCGAAGCGCTCGCCACCGACAACGCCGACGTCTTTGTCGCCGCCACGCCCGACGCGCGCCGCGTGAGCTTCGCCGCGCTCGTTGCGGGCAAACGCATCGCGCTCGATCTCGACCTGAAGGCACGCGTGAAAGCGCCGTCGGCGTATCGCGTGATCGGCCAGTCTGCGCCGCGGGTGGACATACCCGCCAAGGCGACGGGCATGCTCACGTTCGTACACGATATGCGCGTGCCGGGCATGCTGCATGGACGCGTGGTGCGGCCGCCGTATGCGGGCCTCGATAGCGGCGCGTTCGTCGGCGGCCTGCTCGATAGCGTGGACCGCGAATCGGTTGCGCACGTGGCGGGCTTGCGTGCCGTCGTCGTGCTGGGCGATTTCGTCGGCGTGGTTTGCGAGCGCGAGGAACAGGCAATCCGCGCCGCGCGCGATCTGCGCGTGACATGGAAGCCCCTGCCCGATCTGCCTTCGCTCGACGATCCCGCTGCCGCGATTGCCTCTGCACCCGCCACGCGCCGCCCGCTGCTCGAAGAAGGCGACGTCGAAGCCGCGCGACGCGCGCCCGGCACGCTGACCCTTTCGCGCACCTACGTATGGCCGTATCAGATGCATGGCTCGATCGGGCCGTCATGCGCGCTTGCGGATTATCGCGAGCCGGGTTCGGGCCGCATCACAGTCTGGTCCGGCACGCAGAACCCCGTCTCGCTGCGCTACGACCTCGCGACGCTCGTGGGCCGCGACGAAGCCGACATCGATGTCGTGCGGATGGAAGCTGCCGGCTGTTATGGGCGCAATTGCGCCGACGACGTGTGCGGCGACGCGCTGCTGCTATCGCGTGCAGTGGGACAGCCGGTACGCGTGCAGCTTTCGCGTGCCGACGAGCATGCGTGGGAGCCGAAGGGCACGGGGCAAGTCGTGAACGTGACGGGCAGCGTGACGCGCGATGGCCGCATGACGGGCTACGACTTCGTCACGCGTTATCCGTCGAACGATGCGCCCATGCTCGCGTCGCTACTGACACGCGTCGTCGCCAGCGAGCCGCGCATCTTCGAGATGGGCGATCGCACGGCCGTCTCGCCGTATGTGAGCCCGAATCGCCGCTTCGTCTGCGAGGATCTGGCGCCCATCGTGCGATCCGCGTGGCTGCGCGGCGTGTCGGCGCTGCCGAATTCGTTCGCGCACGATTCATTCGCCGACGAGCTGGCTGCGCTGACAGGCGTGGACGCGCTCGAATTCCGCTTGCGCCATCTCGACGATTCACGCGCTGCCGAACTGCTCGAAACCGTTGCGAAGCGCGCGGGCTGGAAAACACGCGCGCCTCGCAATACGCCAGTGCAAGGCGGAGAACGCTTCGTGCGTGGAAGAGGCATCGCGTACGCCCGCTATGTGCATAGCCGCTTTCCGGGCTTCGGGGCTGCCTGGGCCGCGTGGGTGGCCGAACTCGTCGTCGACCGGGTGACGGGGGAAATCCGCGTCGAGCGCATCACCATCGGCCAGGACACGGGCACGATGATCAACCCCGACGGCGTGCGCCATCAGATACATGGCAACGTGGTGCAGGTGCTGAGCCGCTCGCTGAAGGAGCGCGTGCGTTTCGCGCAGGGAAAGGTCGCCAGCCGCGAATGGGGCAGTTACCCGATCCTGACTTTTCCGGAGTTGCCCGCAATCGATGTCGTGCTGATGCCGCGCCAGGGCGAGCCGCCGCTAGGCGCGGGCGAATCGGCATCCGTGCCGGGACCGGCCGCGCTCGCCAACGCGATTTACGATGCGACGGGCGTGCGTTTCTGCGCGGCGCCCTTTACGCCCGACACGATCCGCGCCGGATTACGCGAGGCGGGCGTGCTGCTCGACGCACAGCGCGCGCCGCAGGTTTGA
- a CDS encoding isochorismatase family protein has protein sequence MTDLTQHAEANVYRQQGFGTPLPVHGNIGLLIIDFVVGFADPDTFGGGNIKAAIARTRDVLALARRNGWPVAHSRIVYADDGSDDNVFSLKVPGMATLTEDHPNSAIVPELTPVHGELVVRKTVPSAFFGTQLAPWLTQRAVQTLLVAGSVTSGCVRASVVDAMSHGFRPLVLSDCVGDRAIEPHNANLFDMQQKYAAVMPLAQAIAEIETAQRR, from the coding sequence ATGACTGATCTCACGCAACACGCCGAAGCCAATGTCTACCGGCAACAGGGCTTCGGCACGCCGTTGCCCGTGCACGGCAATATCGGCCTTTTGATCATCGACTTCGTAGTCGGCTTCGCAGACCCCGATACCTTCGGCGGCGGCAACATCAAGGCCGCTATCGCACGCACGCGGGATGTGCTCGCGCTTGCGCGCCGCAACGGCTGGCCCGTTGCGCACAGCCGCATCGTCTACGCGGACGACGGCAGCGACGACAACGTGTTCTCGTTGAAAGTGCCCGGCATGGCCACGCTTACGGAAGACCATCCGAACAGCGCGATCGTGCCAGAACTGACCCCGGTGCACGGCGAACTCGTGGTGCGCAAGACGGTTCCGTCAGCGTTCTTCGGCACGCAGCTCGCACCGTGGCTGACGCAGCGCGCAGTGCAGACGCTGCTGGTCGCGGGCTCCGTCACCAGCGGCTGCGTGCGCGCGAGCGTGGTCGATGCGATGTCGCATGGCTTCCGGCCGCTGGTGCTGTCCGATTGCGTCGGCGACCGCGCGATCGAGCCGCACAATGCGAACCTGTTCGACATGCAGCAGAAGTACGCGGCCGTGATGCCGCTCGCGCAGGCTATCGCCGAGATCGAAACCGCACAGCGGCGCTGA
- a CDS encoding M29 family metallopeptidase, whose protein sequence is MSISDYQLIEAWKEVLTLSRLEAGQTVTILTSAATHPQTLACALIATQSMGAIVNRLDLPPVNGDKAFSRDSLAYLGTTPLTGNRAAIAALKESDLVLDLMTLLFSPEQHDILKSGTKILLAVEPPEVLARLVPTVADRERVLAATRKIGAAREMRVSSPAGTALVCPMGEFGPIAEYGFVDEPGRWDHWPSGFALTFPNDRSAHGTIVIDRGDILLPQKRYVNEPIVLTVEGGYATKIEGGVDAALLRDYMETFDDPEGYAISHIGWGLQPRARWSTLGLYDREATIGMDARAFEGNFLFSLGPNNEGGGSRTTTCHIDIPLRACTVKLDDEVVVRDGRVVE, encoded by the coding sequence ATGTCCATCAGCGACTACCAACTGATCGAAGCGTGGAAGGAAGTGCTCACGCTCTCGCGTCTCGAAGCGGGGCAGACGGTCACGATCCTGACGAGCGCCGCCACGCATCCGCAGACACTCGCGTGCGCGTTGATCGCCACGCAGTCGATGGGGGCGATCGTCAACCGGCTCGACCTGCCGCCCGTGAACGGCGACAAGGCCTTCAGCCGTGATTCGCTCGCGTATCTCGGCACCACGCCGCTCACGGGCAACCGCGCGGCCATCGCGGCGCTCAAGGAAAGCGATCTGGTGTTGGACCTGATGACGCTGCTGTTCTCGCCCGAGCAGCACGACATCCTGAAGTCGGGCACGAAAATCCTGCTCGCGGTCGAGCCGCCCGAAGTGCTCGCGCGCCTCGTGCCGACCGTCGCGGACCGCGAGCGCGTGCTCGCCGCGACCAGGAAGATCGGCGCCGCGCGCGAGATGCGTGTTTCGTCGCCGGCGGGCACCGCACTCGTCTGTCCGATGGGCGAGTTCGGACCGATCGCCGAATACGGCTTCGTCGACGAGCCGGGCCGCTGGGACCACTGGCCGAGCGGCTTCGCGCTGACGTTCCCGAACGATCGCTCCGCGCACGGCACGATCGTGATCGATCGCGGCGACATCCTGCTGCCGCAAAAGCGCTACGTGAACGAGCCCATCGTGCTGACAGTGGAAGGCGGCTATGCGACGAAGATCGAAGGCGGCGTCGATGCGGCCTTGCTGCGCGACTACATGGAAACCTTCGACGATCCGGAAGGCTACGCGATCTCGCACATCGGCTGGGGTTTGCAGCCGCGCGCCCGCTGGTCGACGCTCGGCCTCTACGACCGCGAGGCGACCATCGGCATGGACGCGCGCGCGTTCGAGGGCAACTTCCTGTTTTCGCTCGGACCGAATAACGAAGGCGGCGGCAGCCGCACCACGACGTGTCATATCGACATTCCGCTGCGCGCTTGCACCGTGAAGCTCGACGATGAAGTCGTCGTGCGCGACGGCCGCGTGGTCGAATGA